Proteins encoded within one genomic window of Callithrix jacchus isolate 240 chromosome 11, calJac240_pri, whole genome shotgun sequence:
- the TAS2R3 gene encoding taste receptor type 2 member 3 — MRKISNQLGESICHRKNKGQDCLIANMMKLTEGVFLFLCGIQFTLGILVNGFIGLVNGRSWFKTKKMSLSDFIITNLALSRIILLWILLTDGFLMIFFPNAHDSGISMQIIDVFWTFMNHLNIWLATCLGVFYCLKIASFSHPTFLWLKWRVSRVIVWMLLGALLLSCGSTISLTNEFKFYSVLRGIEGTRNMTEHFRKISEYYLIHVLGTLWNLPPLIVSLATYSLLIFSLGRHTRQMLQNGTSSRDPSTEAHKRAMRIILSFFFLILLYFLAFLVASSSHFLPKPKIAVMIGEVITMFCPAVHSCILILGNNKLKQTFVEMLRCESGHLKLRSKGLIFS, encoded by the coding sequence atgagaaaaatatcaaatcAGTTAGGAGAATCTATATGTCATAGAAAGAACAAAGGTCAGGACTGCCTaattgccaacatgatgaaactcacTGAGGGGGTGTTCCTGTTTCTGTGTGGCATTCAATTTACACTGGGAATTCTGGTCAATGGTTTCATTGGGTTGGTCAATGGTAGGAGCTGGTTCAAGACCAAGAAAATGTCATTGTCTGACTTCATCATCACCAACCTGGCACTCTCGAGGATCATTCTGCTCTGGATTCTCTTGACTGATGGTTTTTTGATGATATTCTTTCCCAACGCACATGATTCCGGGATATCAATGCAAATTATTGATGTTTTCTGGACATTTATGAACCATCTGAACATTTGGCTGGCCACCTGTCTTGGTGTCTTCTACTGCCTGAAAATCGCCAGTTTCTCTCACCCCACATTCCTCTGGCTCAAGTGGAGAGTTTCTAGGGTGATTGTATGGATGCTGTTGGGTGCACTGCTCTTATCCTGTGGTAGTACCATATCTCTGACCAATGAGTTTAAGTTCTATTCTGTCCTTAGGGGAATTGAGGGCACCAGGAATATGACTGAGCATTTCAGAAAGATTAGTGAGTATTATCTGATCCATGTTCTCGGGACTTTGTGGAACCTGCCTCCCTTAATTGTGTCCTTGGCCACCTACTCTCTGCTCATCTTCTCCCTGGGGAGGCACACACGGCAGATGCTGCAAAATGGTACGAGCTCCAGAGATCCAAGCACAGAAGCCCACAAGAGGGCCATGAGAAtcatcctttccttcttttttctcatcttaCTTTACTTTCTTGCCTTTTTAGTTGCATCGTCCAGTCATTTCCTACCAAAACCCAAGATTGCTGTGATGATTGGCGAAGTAATTACAATGTTTTGTCCTGCTGTCCATTCATGTATTCTCATTCTGGGGAACAACAAGCTGAAGCAGACATTTGTAGAGATGCTCCGATGTGAGTCTGGTCATCTGAAGCTCAGATCCAAGGGACTCATTTTCTCTTAG